In Stenotrophomonas sp. 610A2, one DNA window encodes the following:
- a CDS encoding heme biosynthesis protein HemY yields the protein MKAFRSLLLVLLVAAAGIFGAQWLGQESVRALGEVIVRAGDHDYIATLPQAALAILIAALLLWLLWSLVSTPFRAWARHRRKQGRARLIDGLQALDNGQWQRAEKLLQNAATEKAVRPIALVAAMRAAEAREDNSSAGQHLQQLADADPHLHALHSAERWLQLDKPLEAINALDLPALQPLPPRGLWLRTEALQRCGRAEEAFGQLGALRQQQVLPPAAVADLEARLALQMLDEASDVNELAARWEVLPKSLRVSPQAVSHYAQRAVALNWTDVALRSIEQTLDSHWDEALVALYTQLPVEKFDSRRASAQRWLQSHPSSPALLLGLARMAVGQGQWSQAEEFLHRAIAQDAGADAWEALGEVFAAQNDEALATQCLLNAVRQRRGQAPSPIQRRDLRQQIQDQAVAEERDAHGLPRLPG from the coding sequence ATGAAGGCCTTCCGTTCCCTGTTGCTGGTATTGCTGGTCGCCGCGGCCGGCATCTTTGGCGCGCAATGGCTGGGACAGGAATCCGTGCGCGCCCTCGGTGAAGTGATCGTCCGCGCCGGCGACCACGACTACATCGCCACCCTGCCGCAGGCGGCGTTGGCAATCCTGATCGCCGCGCTGCTGCTGTGGCTGCTGTGGTCGTTGGTCAGCACTCCGTTCCGCGCCTGGGCACGGCACCGCCGCAAGCAGGGCCGCGCGCGCCTGATCGATGGCCTGCAGGCACTGGATAACGGCCAATGGCAACGCGCCGAGAAACTGCTGCAGAACGCCGCAACTGAAAAAGCCGTGCGCCCGATCGCGCTGGTCGCGGCAATGCGCGCCGCCGAAGCGCGCGAGGACAACAGCAGCGCCGGCCAACACCTGCAGCAACTGGCCGACGCCGATCCGCACCTGCATGCGCTGCACAGCGCCGAGCGCTGGCTGCAGCTGGACAAGCCGCTGGAAGCGATCAACGCGCTGGACCTGCCTGCGTTGCAGCCGCTGCCGCCACGTGGCCTGTGGTTGCGTACCGAGGCACTGCAACGCTGTGGCCGCGCCGAAGAGGCGTTCGGCCAGCTCGGTGCGCTGCGCCAGCAACAGGTTCTGCCGCCGGCCGCCGTTGCCGATCTGGAAGCCAGGCTCGCCCTGCAGATGCTCGACGAAGCCAGCGACGTCAATGAACTGGCTGCGCGCTGGGAAGTCCTGCCCAAGTCGCTGCGGGTCAGCCCGCAGGCGGTATCGCACTATGCACAGCGCGCGGTGGCGCTGAACTGGACCGACGTTGCCCTGCGCAGCATCGAACAGACGCTGGACAGCCATTGGGACGAAGCGCTGGTCGCTTTGTACACGCAGCTGCCGGTGGAGAAGTTCGATTCGCGCCGCGCCAGCGCACAGCGTTGGCTGCAGTCACATCCCTCCAGCCCTGCCCTGCTGCTCGGGCTGGCACGCATGGCGGTGGGCCAGGGCCAATGGTCGCAGGCCGAGGAGTTCCTGCACCGGGCCATTGCCCAGGATGCAGGGGCGGACGCCTGGGAAGCACTGGGCGAGGTCTTCGCTGCACAGAATGACGAGGCGCTGGCCACGCAGTGCCTGCTCAATGCGGTGCGCCAGCGTCGCGGGCAAGCGCCTTCACCGATCCAGCGCCGCGACCTGCGCCAACAGATCCAGGACCAGGCCGTGGCCGAAGAGCGCGATGCGCATGGCCTCCCGCGTCTGCCCGGCTGA